In one window of Microbacterium sp. PM5 DNA:
- a CDS encoding RDD family protein — protein MTAGTSDNTGQHDSTYPGERLGLPRSGAGSIARIGRRIGALAVDLATATLIAYAFFPTLDEVTGFRYANPVASNLIFLAVQVLFIPTLGASPGHRLFGMRIVRVDGGWSGVWRPLVRTLLLALIIPAVIWDGDHRGLHDKIAGTVLVRG, from the coding sequence GTGACGGCAGGTACCTCCGACAATACGGGACAACACGACAGCACCTATCCCGGCGAGCGGCTCGGGCTGCCACGGTCGGGCGCGGGGAGCATTGCGCGGATCGGTCGCCGCATCGGCGCTCTCGCCGTCGACCTGGCCACGGCGACACTGATCGCCTACGCGTTCTTCCCGACACTGGACGAGGTCACGGGGTTCCGATACGCCAATCCGGTCGCGTCGAACCTGATCTTCCTCGCCGTCCAGGTACTGTTCATCCCGACGCTGGGAGCAAGCCCGGGGCATCGGCTGTTCGGCATGCGGATCGTCCGTGTCGACGGAGGCTGGAGCGGCGTCTGGCGTCCGCTGGTGCGCACCCTCCTGCTCGCCCTGATCATCCCCGCCGTGATCTGGGACGGCGATCACCGCGGCCTTCACGACAAGATCGCGGGGACGGTCCTCGTTCGCGGCTGA
- a CDS encoding DUF4191 domain-containing protein, translated as MASRSSAPDKGPGFFSQIRSLYTFTKAEFSWLPWVLVAVVVVGIGIGILVGFLIPPAAVWSVILWGVTGLLFGLLGAMIVLTRLSTRAMYIKLDGMPGAAGHVLSTSLGRSWVASEMPVGVNPKTQDAVYRVIGRGGVVIVGEGARGRLTRLVNDEKMKVQRVASGVPINVLYIGHGEGDVPISKLSATIKSFPKKVDRTTMAAVVKRVDSVSQSVTSLPIPKGIDPMRARAPRPR; from the coding sequence ATGGCATCCCGCAGTTCCGCACCCGACAAGGGCCCCGGCTTCTTCTCTCAGATCCGCTCGCTCTACACCTTCACGAAGGCCGAGTTCTCGTGGCTGCCGTGGGTGCTGGTGGCTGTCGTGGTCGTCGGAATCGGCATCGGCATCCTCGTCGGATTCCTCATCCCGCCGGCGGCTGTCTGGAGCGTCATCCTGTGGGGTGTCACCGGTCTTCTGTTCGGTCTGTTGGGCGCCATGATCGTGCTCACGCGACTGTCGACGCGCGCGATGTACATCAAGCTCGACGGGATGCCGGGAGCCGCCGGGCACGTGCTGTCTACCTCGCTCGGTCGCAGCTGGGTCGCCTCCGAGATGCCCGTGGGCGTCAACCCCAAGACGCAGGACGCTGTCTACCGCGTGATCGGCCGCGGCGGTGTCGTCATCGTGGGTGAGGGTGCGCGCGGGCGGCTGACCCGACTCGTCAACGACGAGAAGATGAAGGTCCAGCGCGTCGCGTCGGGAGTCCCGATCAACGTGCTCTACATCGGTCACGGCGAGGGGGATGTCCCCATCTCGAAGCTCTCGGCGACCATCAAGTCGTTCCCCAAGAAGGTCGACCGCACGACGATGGCTGCCGTCGTCAAGCGCGTGGACTCGGTATCGCAATCCGTCACCTCGCTGCCGATCCCGAAGGGCATCGACCCGATGCGTGCGCGCGCGCCGCGCCCGCGCTGA